The nucleotide window GCAACGATCTTCGGTACCCCACTGGGCATCATGGCGGGTATCTACCTGGCAGAATATGGCCGTAAATCCTGGCTGGCGGAAGTTATTCGCTTCATCAACGACATTCTGCTTTCTGCCCCGTCTATCGTGGTCGGTCTGTTCGTCTACACCATCGTTGTGGCACAGATGGAGCACTTCTCCGGTTGGGCTGGTGTGATTGCACTGGCGCTGTTACAGGTACCGATTGTCATCCGCACCACCGAGAACATGCTGAAGCTGGTGCCAGACAGTCTGCGTGAAGCGGCTTACGCACTGGGAACACCGAAATGGAAAATGATCTCCGCCATTACGCTGAAAGCGTCAATCTCCGGGATCATGACCGGTGTTCTGCTGGCAGTTGCGCGTATCGCGGGTGAAACGGCACCTCTGCTGTTCACGTCGCTCTCCAACCAGTTCTGGAGCACGGATATGATGCAGCCAATCGCCAACCTGCCGGTGACAATCTTTAAATTTGCGATGAGCCCATTCGCGGAGTGGCAGCAACTGGCCTGGGCCGGGGTGCTGATCATTACCCTTTGTGTACTGTTGCTGAATATTCTGGCGCGCGTCATTTTCGCGAAGAAGAAACACGGTTAATTTTTTACGGCGCGGCACCTCGCGGCGTCGAATGAGGAAATGAGTCAATGAGTATGGTTGATACTGCCCCGGGTAAGATTCAGGTTCGTGATTTGAACTTCTACTACGGCAAATTCCATGCCCTGAAGAATATCAACCTGGATATCGCGAAGAACCAGGTCACGGCATTCATCGGTCCGTCTGGCTGTGGTAAATCCACCCTGCTGCGTACC belongs to Enterobacter cloacae and includes:
- the pstA gene encoding phosphate transport system permease protein PstA, producing MATLEMQSTAELAESRRKMQAKRRIKNRIALTLSMATMAFGLFWLVWILFSTVVRGIDGMSLAMFTEMTPPPNTAGGGLANALAGSGLLILWATIFGTPLGIMAGIYLAEYGRKSWLAEVIRFINDILLSAPSIVVGLFVYTIVVAQMEHFSGWAGVIALALLQVPIVIRTTENMLKLVPDSLREAAYALGTPKWKMISAITLKASISGIMTGVLLAVARIAGETAPLLFTSLSNQFWSTDMMQPIANLPVTIFKFAMSPFAEWQQLAWAGVLIITLCVLLLNILARVIFAKKKHG